The Littorina saxatilis isolate snail1 linkage group LG1, US_GU_Lsax_2.0, whole genome shotgun sequence nucleotide sequence atggcagctacttgactaaatattgtattttcgccttacgcgacttgttttataaatgtctttgatgacgtcatatccggcttttcgtgaaagttgaggcggcactgtcacgccctcatttttcaaccaaattggttgaaattttggtcaagtaatcttcgacgaagcccggacttcggtattgcatttcagctgggtggcttaaaaattacttaatgactttggtcattaaaaaactgaaaattgtaaaaaaataaaaaaaaattataaaacgatccaaatttacattcatcttatgctccatcatttgctgattccaaaaacatataaatatgttatatttggattaaaaacaagctctgaaaattaaatatataaaaattaatatgaaaattaaattttcgaaatcaatttaaaaacactttcatcttattccttgtcggttcctgattccaaaaacatatagatatgatatgtttggattaaaaacacgctcagaaagttaaaacgaagagaggtacagaaaagcgtgctatccttcttagcgcaactactaccccgctcttcttgtcaatttcactgcctttgctgtgagcggtggactgacgatgctacgagtatacggtcttgctgcgttgcattgcgttcagtttcattctgtgagttcgacagctacttgactaaatgttgtattttcgccttacgcgacttgtttatttttatttttattttattttttattttttggggggggtgtgTTTGTCTGACCAACTTGCTAAGGTCCCTTAGACTTGAAGACCAAAATGCTTTAAACAGTCTAACGTTATTCCATCCGCGGTTTCAAAATGGAATAGCACCAGTGAAAGTAATAtgaattggaaaaaaaaattttaaaccCTTTCAAAGTACTGTTGATGTAAGTTTAAGGTGGTTTCAGCTGCGACTCTTAGTCTTACACCGGATTCTACCTtgtaataaatatttatatttgtgtaaaattaaaaattcatCGCTTTGCACTTTTTGCGGGTATCATGAAGAGACAACTTTTCACTTATTTTGGGAATGTATGATTGTTAAAACCTTCTGGATTTAGTCTCAACATGCCACGACGTTTACGTCAAGGAATAGAAGAACGCGCATGCGCAAGCTCACTCAATACGCACGCAGTGCTTCACTaccagacatatttttcatcTCTTGGATTATCGCTTACATCCTTCttgtgtgtgtaattatttgTGGAAAGCTGCACTTCAATGTGTTGCTTGGATTGTTTTGTGTATTGTATTTCTCAATGGTTTAGGTGAGTGAACAGTTTTTCTTTCATGGGTATTTGCGTCCACGCAAACAGCGGAAAGACAATGGCGGACCTTCGTGATGATTCAGATAGCGAAAGAAAGGAATGCGCAGATTTGTCGCGTATTGGCGCTAACTCTGGAGTGCAAGAGATGTTTTCGGAGTTGATGCGACGATTTGATAGTATGGAGAAAAGTATGCATCATTTAGAAGAGAGTGACAGTGTTGAACACGAGAATGAAGCCAGTTCCGACAGGGTCCAAAACTTCTCTGGCATTGTCGTTGACAGGGTCAGTGAAGAAGACACAAATGAGCTCGACAGGGGCGAGGAGGAAGATGGTGGTGGTGAAAAACGCTAACAGTAGCACTAGTAAACCTGATATTCTGGACACTCTGGAATTAGATCTAGAGCTGGCAGAAAAAGATGGGGCCCCAGTTGCTGAAAAATTGGCAAAAATTGTTGAAAACAGATTCACTGTCCGCATGTCAGACAAGAACATAAAATTATGAAAACGAGTGTTCACTGAAGAAGCGGAGTccgtgggggaaaaaaaatatttaaaaataaaatccgTGAATCATGTTCATGCCCAGTGACCTCCATCGCCCCACACGTGTCAGCCCGGTGTGGtgcacagatttttttttaaaaatctcaGCCAGTGTTCACGGGAACGTCCCAcaagtccgagggttcactagtccgagggttcactagtccgaggctttactatagacgcttgattttccagttattataccgccccttaaaaggcggtatataagtttcactgtgtgtgtgtgtgtgtgtgtgtgtgtgtgtgtgtgtgtgtgtgtgtgtgtgtgtgtgtgtgtgtgtgtgtgtgtgtgcgtgcgtgtgtgtgtgtgtgtgtgtctgtccgcaaatagatatccgatgtttgagaaccgatttcaatgaaattatgtgtgaggctctagtacaacccaggctcgatcctctccataattcaggtcggtgggataacgggcaaaaggaaacccgaggtgctatataatatgactaaaaactgtaggcagttcgatcacgtaattgtccagtcggggcggtatcctgatacatttaatatcctttcttcagttcaaatataaataactaagtttcttgggggaaatagtctgagatttcttcagtcaaaatataaaacaccacattatctttttgaatgaaaacaactcagtgtttttatgagaatattcttcgatttggttcccacagcagtgaaaaacacacgcacgcacgcacacgcacatccacgcacacatacacacacaaaataaaaacaaatcaaattgaatatcctttgttcaagcgtctatagtgaaccctcggactagtgaaccctcggactagtgaaccctcggactagtggaccctcggactagtgaaccctcggactagtgaagcctcggactagtgaacccctcAAACTGAGTCATCAGCTCCTCGCAAACCAGACAAGGCGAGACTGGTTAACTGTAGTCGTGCTCTGTCAAGAAAAACACATGTGCTCTGGCTTGTATGTTCTTGTTGTCAGTCTGTGCATGTTGTcttattttgtttacttttaGTCAATTTTAGATTACATGTGTTAACATAGACAGGGAATGGAGACgagggtctgtgtgtgtgtgtgtgtgtgtgtgtgtgtgtgtgtgtgtgtgtgcgcgcgtgtgtgtgtgtgtgtttgtgtgtgtgtatgtgtcagtgtgtgtgtgtgtgtgtgtgtgtgtgtgtatgtgtcagtgtgtgtgtgtgtgtgtgtgtgtgtgtgtgtgtgtgtgtgtgtgtgtagagcgatatgtgagtaaactactggaccgatcttcataccAAGGAAATCTCAActaaagttttatgaagattggttcagtagtttaaaaacaatttcatctgattctttTTGGTATCgtgattccaataacatatatagatatgttatgtttggatttaaagcaaggtctgaaaattagaaAGAATATCAAAACGCGCGTTTAACTGTGAAATGCTGTACGCTaatgcgctatactggcttgtcactttctgaACGATCTCTGTTGTGAGAACGTGTCGGCAAGTCCGCAAGGCATGAATGCCGGTGATACAGCTGTGGAGTATATGTGTGGTCAATTTCATTTTGTCAGTTGGaagggttgactaaatgtagtaatatcgcttcacgcaaATCGTTTTGACATGACGATATTTGCAAGTGAATAGAGAGGTCGACTTCGAGGAGTTAGAACATAACGAATGAACAGACTGGTGTTTGTTTACCCTCTATCGCGGCCTTTGAAGGCAAGACGTTATCCCTCGTACACAGTTACCCCTCATTGGGTTACACACTGACAACAAATATTTTTTAGTTTCCGAGATAAACGTGACTTGCGTTTATTTGCTTAAAGGTAAAATGCTGATTTGGGTTTGTTCACCACAGACCTGGATTAATCTGTTCCACAGATCACTATCTATTTTAGTTATAAACTTGTTGACAATAACATACAATAAAACAACAATATTTCCTTCgtggtttgcttgcagaattctgtttgtgcgtgtgcttgtgtgtgtgagggagagatggacgttttgtgcaataacgcatcctttgaacactgaCCATAATATCCTTATTTATGTATAGTAAAGGAACCGCTCATGCAAAGAGTTTAGTACCAattaaacgcccacccccaacttttggacaaaattggggggtggggggggggcgtaggctatacaaggtagtttacggtatattTTAAGGTAATGctaatgttgtagtgtttcaTTCGTCTTTATGTTATTACACATAAGCTTCAATACCTGTATTTGAGATAATTAAGTACAATTAATATTATTTGATTTGATACACGGCCTGGCTGCACTTTTAAACGGATTTGGTATTACTGTTGTAGAAAACGAGCTTTGTGATGAAGCGTTAAAATAAGAAATTATTGTTGGCGATCTTTTGCAGTACAGGGCATGTCATTATCAGGTAGTGCGAAGAGACTTAAACCTTGCAAGTACATCGTACAGTGCATATAACGAAAACAAGCGGCAGTTCTCttgatgttttttttactgacatgtATAAGGTGTCATAGACACCGGGGTTGACACCAGCATCCTTGAGATCTTGTGCACACACTCTGTTCAAATTTCCTGAAGCCAATGGAGATTTCACCTGCATGTAAAATGAAGCAACTTAGTTTAGCTGAAATGTATCAAACGCTATATACAGTGGACTGAAGGAAATACATCGTATCTGTAAGTTCGACTTCTATCTATGTTGAACCGTCTTTTTTGCAAATACATTGACAGTGAAATGTCTGTAGGCCTTAGATGATTAAAAGCATTCTAGTCATCAGGGAAAAGCCAAGAAAATGCTATTTCCTCTTTATTTTCAGTAACAGAAATATACAAAGGGACATGCAGGGACTTTTGCACAAACAGCGTTCTTCCAGAAGGAACATGCAGTGTGATGCTTAATTTGACTGAAGACCATAATTACATACAGGCACCATCACTTCATGCCAAGTTTTGTCAAAACTGGTTTTAAAGCTTATGTCAGAACTATTACCTTGTTCAGTTTAGAACCTACTAAACCTAAGTGTAGGCATTTATAAAGATGATTCGGTTCTTTAAGCCATTGaagttgtgaagaaaagtaagaATGATCACTGTTGACATTAGAAGCACATGTGAGACAAACAGTGTCTTGTCATGGTCACAATTAACAGATACACATTGAACAGATTTGGTACGTTGTTTTCATGTTCTGTAACACAATTTTATTAACATCAATTGATTTGTTTCAAAAACTGGGGTTTGTCATCCATCCCACCAAATCAGTTATCAGGCCTTCCCACCAAATTACGTATCTGGGGTTTGAAATCAACTCAGAGACAATGACAGTGAGGCTGACTCAAGAAAGGAAGAACAGGATCGTGGTTTTAGCCAATAGTCTACTGGACAAAGGGAGATCAAAGATTAGAGAGCTTGCTAAATTGATTGGCATGGCAGTGGCTAGTTTTCAAGGAGTGAAATATGGGGCTCTGTGGTACAGAAACATGGAAAATGACAACATTGTGGCATTAGAACAGAACCATGGAAACTATGATGCTGAAGTGATTTTCTCAGAGGAAGCCAAACAGGACATGGTATGGTGGAGAGATAACATTCTAGTAGCCGATAGCCCGGTTGAGGTTTCACCAGGAGAGCCAGAATTTGTTATCCATTCAGATGCGTCTCTAACAGGATGGGGTTGTTCTTGTACTGAGGGCAGAACAGGTGGGCActggacacagacagaaaaacagatgcACATTAATGTGTTAGAACTGCAAGCTGCATTGTTTGCTTTGAAGGCTTTCGCGAGTGACAAGAGGGGTATTCACATTCGACTTATGCTCGATAATACCACAGCTGTGGCATGCACAGCTAACATGGGAACTAATCACTCAGCTCAGTGTAATGCTGTGACGAAGGAAATCTGGAACTTCTGTGTAGATAGAGACATTTGGGTGACAACTGCGTACATACCTGGTGTAGAGAATGTCGAAGCTGATGAAGAATCTAGAAAACTGAATTTAGATGCTGAGTGGAAGTTAAATTCGAATTTACTCTCCCACGCTCTTCAAATACTTGAGTTTGAGCCAGAGATAGATTTGTTTGCTTCCCGAATTAATCGTCAGTACCCCAGATACGTAGCATATCGGCCGGATCCAGAAGCGGTTAGTGTCAATGCACTTAGCATGTCGTTATATGGTTTGCCATTGTATGCTTTTCCACCTTTTTGTTTACTGCCCAGGGTACTACAAAAGATGAACAAGGACAAAGCACAAGGTGTGATAGTGGTTCCATACTGGCCAAGCCAGCCCTGGTTCCCTCGGTTAGGGAGTCTGTTGATAGAGAAGCCAGTTCTTGTGTCAGCAAGGGACAATCTACTTCACATGCCTGCAAACCCAAACATGGAGCATCGGCTCAGAAAAACACTGCAAATTCTTATTTGCAAAGTATCAGGGGTAGGCTCAGAAGCAGAGGACTTTCGCAGCAAGCAGCCTCAGTGGTCTGCGCATCCTGGAGAACAGGGACAGCTAAACTGTACGCCGTATACATCAAAAAGTGGAAAATGTATGCGAGTAAAAGAGGCATTGATCCGGTTCACCCTTCTGTAATCGATGCAGTAAATTTCCTGGGAACATTGTTTGCTGCTGGACAGAGTTATAGTAGTATCTGTGTTGCGAGATCAGCGCTTTCAGGCTACCTTGAAATAGAAGACTGTGGCAATTTTGGTGAACACAGATTGGTTAAGCGGTTTGTAAAGGGGATTTTTGAATTGAGACCATCTTTCCCTAAGTACTCTGCTACGTGGGACGTAGACACAGTTCTCTCTTATCTAGAGAATCTTATCCCATTGGGAAAATTGACTTTAAAAGAATTATCAAGCAAGTTAGCTACATTGATCGCTATCCTATCCGGACAAAGGTGTCAGACAATTCACTCCCTTTCTTTGTCGTCGATGAAACTTACAGGCTACAAGTGTGTGTTTCATATAAACTCAGTGATGAAACTTACAGGCTACAAGTGTGTGTTTCATATAAACTCAGTGATGAAACaatcaaagaaaggaaaacatgtAGCTCCAATTGAGTTATTGTCGTTTGACAAAAATCCTAACCTGTGTGTAATTGCAACGCTCAAAGAATATTTACGTCGTACAAAGGACTTGGGAGACACAGATAAACTGTTCGTAAGTTATCAAAAGCCTCATGGACCTATTTCCAAAGATACACTGGCTCGGTGGATTAGAGACACTCTGAGTAGAGCAGGTGCGGATACCTCTTTGTTCACGGCTCACACACCAGATCTGCAAGTACGTCGGCAGTGGCTGCCAGGGGCACGCCAATTGATGTCATAATGAAAGCTGCCGGATGGTCGTCGGAGTCCACCTTTGCACGTTTTTACAAAAAGACACCTTCGGTTAACATGGGTCAAGTCTTACTGGACTCTTTTCTCAAGAAAGATTGAGGTGAGTGCTTTCGTCAAAGAATATAACTTGACAGTTTGGAAGGTTACAGTGGTGATAAACATGTACACATATCTTCGTTTGTTTACCCCTTTTGCCAGAGAGCGATCGTGTTTAGGAGTAGAACTTGCAGCACATAGCTTAGACTCTCACATCGTAGAAATGAGCGTCGTCAGACGTTGCGATGTCGCAACGAAACAACCCGGGGGATTCGGTCCTGTTGAAATGAAGTACAGTGAATCTGGCCTCGCCGAGGTAATCCCCCAGCCTCACCATCTCACCCGACACAGACACGACGGGGAGTTGCTCAACTTCGTCATTATTGATGACGCGTGCGATGGTTACAGTGACGTCACCATTGCTGACGAAAGGACACGTGATCTGACAGCTGGTACCGTCCCGGCATACCCAGGGTAGGTCGAGAGAGTCACGTGGTATGGTAGACAAAAACCCCGGAGGAAAGGGGGCGGTGTGTTGTCTGGAGTAGATGTTGATGGGTCGACTGGTAGTGACAGTGCTCACCAGGCCTGTAACAACGAAACGGTTCATTTGCTTGCATCATATCGCTTTGTCTTCTGGCATGTCCTCTTTTAGGCCCACCTCGCTCTTCTTCTCCACATCAACGTCTTaattagcagcagcagcagcagcaacagcagcatcctcatcgtcatcgtcgttatTATCATCATGCCCAGGGCACTTCTGCTCCAAATCATGCAGCCATCCACACATAAAATACGGTCACTGATTATTTTTGCCTGACGATTTAGTTTAAAACAACACCGCACCAAGACGATGCCACTGGACGAAAGAAAAACTCAGCAAAACATAAGAATGATAGCGAGGGTGATAACATTGACCTACGCCCAAGAAGAAAAGCACACGCATAAGCGAAAAGGTCAGGGTAAAACAGACAGAACAAACACAACAGGGGAaaacagacaggacaaacacgCCAGGGGAAAACTGACAAGGGCATAAGCACTTGGGGAaaacagacaggacaaacacaccaagggacaaacagacaggacTAACACGCCAGGGGAAAACTGACAAGGCCATAAGCACTTGGGGAaaacagacaggacaaacacaccaagggacaaacagacaggacTAACACGCCAGGGGAAAACTGACAAGGGCATAAGCACTAGGGGAaaacagacaggacaaacacgCCAGGGGAAAACTGACAAGGGCATAAGCACTTGGGGAaaacagacaggacaaacacaccaagggacaaacagacaggacTAACACGCCAGGGAAAAACTGACAAGGGCATAAGCACTTGGGGAaaacagacaggacaaacacaccaagggacaaacagacaggacTAACACGCCAGGGGAAAACTGACAAGGGCATAAGCACTTGGGGAaaacagacaggacaaacacaccaagggacaaacagacaggacTAACACGCCAGGGGAAAACTGACAAGGGCATAAGCACTAGGGGAAAACAGACAGAACAAACACAACAGGGGAAAACAGACAGGACTAACACGCCAGGGGAAAACTGACAAGGGCATAAGCACTAGGGGAAAAGACAGGACAAACACGCCAGGGGAaaacagacaggacaaacacgCCAGGGGAAAACTGACAAGGGCATAAGCACTAGGGGAaaacagacaggacaaacacgccaagggacaaacagacaggacaaacacgCCAGGGGAAAACTGACAAGGGCATAAGCACTAGGGGAaaacagacaggacaaacacgccaagggacaaacagacaggacaaacacgCCAGGGGAAAACTGACAAGGGCATAAGCACTAGGGGAaaacagacaggacaaacacgccaagggacaaacagacaggacaaacacgCCAGAAAATAACAGACAGGACTTACACGCCAGGAGAAATCAGACAAGGGCATATAAGCACCAGGGGAAACCCGACAGAGCAACACACCAGAAGAAAACAGACAGGGACGTACCGGAGGTGGACGTGAACACTGTGTTCAGCAGCAACACCCCCTCCATCTCCTTCCTGTCCGTTGCCACGCTCACCATCCAGCCCGCGGAGCCTGACGTCACGGGTGCCATGGTAACCAGGtccccctccctcccgccctccatgTCACGTGACTCAGCCTTGAGGAGCGGAGAGTAGTGACCGGGACTCTTGGCGTAGAAAACAGCGGTGTAGTTGTAGGTGTGGGCTGTGTTTAGTTGTGACACGAACAGCCTGGTGACTCGTCCTTCGTCGTATCGTACTCGTGGTGCTAGGAATTGATGTTCTTCattagcaacagcaacaaccatcATCATCGCTATCTGTTCGCTACATTTACTTTTTCTATCAGTGTTGATGATTGCGTTCAGCTTGGATCTCCTTTTTCATTAccttatcatcattatcatcgtcatcgtcgtcatcatcatcatcatcatcatcatcatcatcatcatcatcatcattatcatcatcatcatcaccatcatcatcaccgtcgCAATTGTTACAGTATTGCTAGATAAAGTTCTTTCAAGTCTGAGTCTACTTTCTTTTCCAGGTCTAAAGgccgagcacacacacaaacacacacacacacacacacacacaaacacacacaaacacacatacacacacacacacacacacacacacacaaacacacacacacacacacacacacgcacacacacacaaaactataaCCTCACCTGGAACAATCAGAGGCCAAGGAAAGTCCAGGTCCTCTCTCTGGTCCAGGTCGGGGGGCTGAGTACGCACGTAGAGACAAGTCTTGCCCACGTTGAGAGTCAGACACACGCTGATCGGCTTGCCATTCTCACTGGTCGACAGCAACGCAAACTCATCCGCCGAGTTAATTGTGAAGTACCCAGTAACGTACTCTGCACACCAATTGCACGACACGTATTGCGTCGCTTGTTCAAAAGACACATGAGACATTGCGTCGCTTGTTTGTATGCCTCATGGGATACTGCGTCGCTTGTTCATGATACACATGAGACATTGAGTCTTTGTTCCGTAATACTAATAGGCTTGAAATATTGCGTCGCTTGTTCAAAAGACGTATGAGACATTGCGTGAGTTTTTCATAAGACACATGAGACATTGCTTCGCTTGTCTACAATGCACACGTACGAGACACTGCGTAGCGCGTTTATAATACACATGAGACATTATATCACTTGCTTATAAGATACTTCGTATTTTGGGTTACTTATACACAATAAACATAAGATACTGCGTGCCTTGTTCAAGCAACACAGGACACATTATGTCCCTTGTTCAAAAGAGAATATTTGAACATGTAGCCTACAAGCACGGCATATCAGAAACAAAAGCTTACACGTACGGCTAGGAGCGCGAAAAGTGCCACTGTCATAAAGCTTATTAGGTCGTGCGTTTAGCATTTGTAGTTGTCCTTAAAACACGTCCGACAGCGATGACCCAGAAATTCGACTTTGCTAATATCGGACATCCTTTATGATTGGTTACGGCCGAGTTTTTCTTGCTAGTGTTGGTGTCGTCCATGTATGTTATGACGTGTTATTTTGCGTGGTGTAGCTGTGCTTGACAAAGCATGGTGGTTTGTTGTGCAaacgttttttgttgttgttatttttatatttgtattcATTTTCTGGGTGCACGGAGGTCTTTACTGAAACGCTCACCTGTATTGAACAAACATTGAATAGAGTTTTTTGTTGGCACGTGCTGAGCGGCTATGTGATGTTGCCCTTTTCCGCGTTTGTGAACAAGCAATCCtttttacgtttagtcaagttttgactaaatgttttaacatagagggggaatcgaaacgagggtcgtggtgtatgtgtgtctgtgtgtgtgtgtgtctgtgcgtgtgtgtgtgtgtgtagagcgattcaaagtaaactacttgaccgatctttatgaaatgttacatgagagttcctgggcatgatatccccagatttttttatttttataaatgtctttggttacgtcatatccggctttttgtaaaacttgaggcggcactgtcacaccctcgaGCCTCATTATTCAATCAAATTGAAAGTTTCAGTGTGCGTAGTTGTTTGGCAGATGTTGTAATTTTCTTCTTTGAAGGTTAACAGTTTGGGAAGGTACCATTTATGTTTTTGTGGTAATTGTAGTTGTGTGCAAATACGGGGCACGTGGATCAGATCGGACTGTTATTGTCGCGGTTATATTTTTCTTTGAAGAACAAAttgcacgggggataaccggtcaaaggccgagcGGAAGCCGAAGGCGGCgcctgacacgtgtgaaggcaagttttgtctgttttctaggtattgtttgatttatgtcagaATTTGAGGTAAGcgactgattcagcgatgactaaatttgtttctcgatgcataaaaagtcagggagcgattgatatttgcccgtaaatagccttcaaagctgaaaatatcggcgatcgagcaccggaaatggctgttcgatgggttttgcaagtagaaatgtgctttatttcaccaaatcagctcgtatttggtatgggtacgggattctagaggacgaaggagtcataagaggtgcaaagaagtgctatttgggagtagaataaatatTCCGAaccagtagacaagagaaggtcatatttgagagatgcgcgtaggcggagctttccgacaagcgaatgatacagcagattaatccttcgttttgatcagaaacatagtctctagtttttatgaattagttttttaattaaaacaatcacgagaactctctcgcttagcctaatggctgttcgatgggtttcgcaagtagaaatgtgctttatttcaccaaatcagctcgtatttgacatcggtttggtattcTAATCATACCACGAACTGGATAGCAGTCGCGGCACGTGTGAACGAAATTTCAGAAAAGCGTACATCTGTACAGTGCAGCAAAACGGTTCTGTGCATCATTGTCAATGTAAATAGTGATCAACTTAGAAGCACACGTACCCTGTTGCCCTTAGataacggcacacacacactaagccaAATAGCTGTCTCTCgtgtacacccacacacacacacgcacgcacacacgcacatacacacccatacatacacacccacacacactcattctaaTGGGTTTGGAGCATCTGTTTATACAGATGCAGTCTGAAGACGAAGAAATGGTTCTTGTGGCAGAGGAGGTGGAGGAAGAAGTAGATGGACCTGTGCCAGGTCCATCCGGATCCGCTGCTCCGGCCATATGCCACCATTGTGGCAAATCGTTCGCCTATATATGGCAAAAATCCGAAGAGACATATAAGGCAAGTGCACTACCAAGGTGAACCCGTGGTGTGTACAGAACCAGGGTGCCTTAAAACGTTCAAACGACCAAAGTTGCTTGAAATACACCACAAGAACAAACACTCAGATGAAAGGCCTTTTGAGTGCCACAAATGTGCAAAGAagtttgcaatacaaaaaatgTTAACACAGCACTCCCATTCATGTGGTGGCCAGAAACCATATGGGTGCAACTTGTGCTTCCACATTGATAATTTACTAATTACCAATGACATGTATAAATATCAATGCGGAATTACCTATATAAACGCACAactatgactatttctaacgtTTGAGGCTGTTATGCAATCAGGAAAATTATCCAAAAGGAGTATTTACTTCTATAACTGCAACAGAAAGGAACTAATTCAACCCAcaaaagtgttgttgttttttcaaacatGTAGGTCCACTTCTTGTGGGCGTCAGGTTTGCCTGTCTACAGAGAATGCACCAGGGTGTATTTGCCGGTGGTTTTCTCGGATCTTGCTCCTTGTAAAAACCATTTTTCTGCATGatctaaaaacaaacagaaacggcTACAGGAAATGCACATACATTTACAGTATATTATCACAGATATTTGTAACTTCTGGAGATTTTAGTAAATGTATAATATGTGGATATTTCTAAGACTCACAGGTATATTACAATTGCTTGTCTTAACATGTGCTTGTATAAGACATCAATGAAATGAgtaattttacttttggtgctaTTATATGCTGCCATAGATCACTTTGGAGAGTTTCCTCTTTAGTCGGCTGGCCGGCAAAGTTACCAGCGGCAGAGTCCGCGGCCGCCCTCTCACCCTTTCTTTCAAGGCGTACAAATCCTTGCCGTggcacacccctccccctccccggtGAGTAGACATGTGAAGGGGCATCCGCTAATAgctcccccaccccatccccaaaCCCGGGCAGAGACACAGAGCGCAAAACGACGCTTCCCGGCAACATCTGCtgctaccctcccccccccccccccccccccccaaactacGGCCGCCGATGCATCCCCGCGATCGAATCAGACATCAAATGGCATCGCCATCAGCTGCCCTTGCGctcactcacccccccccccctcacccccccccctcccccggttACCATGT carries:
- the LOC138978246 gene encoding uncharacterized protein, which gives rise to MEGLHTLFVLCVFVSSLAGGRAWRESPLPVFKNVNVRTTNGLTLVSIRYSAPDHPKADWFIDGFPVPQYVTGYFTINSADEFALLSTSENGKPISVCLTLNVGKTCLYVRTQPPDLDQREDLDFPWPLIVPAPRVRYDEGRVTRLFVSQLNTAHTYNYTAVFYAKSPGHYSPLLKAESRDMEGGREGDLVTMAPVTSGSAGWMVSVATDRKEMEGVLLLNTVFTSTSGLVSTVTTSRPINIYSRQHTAPFPPGFLSTIPRDSLDLPWVCRDGTSCQITCPFVSNGDVTVTIARVINNDEVEQLPVVSVSGEMVRLGDYLGEARFTVLHFNRTESPGLFRCDIATSDDAHFYDVRV